In the genome of Kitasatospora cathayae, one region contains:
- a CDS encoding phosphatase PAP2 family protein, whose translation MQNLTLTWQTAGGAAVVLYGGAYAAARVRKPGVSALLREAGTLLALFALWQLVGHLSVMSADHAVDRADWIHRTEREIGLPDEASWQAAVMPYPVLVRLANYYYAVMHFAVMLAVLLWVFLRHRERYAWVRNTVVITTAICLLVQFIPVAPPRMLPQSGFVDVAAEYGQSVYGGAVGGVVVADQLSAMPSVHVAWCVLVAVAVVRVSRSPFRWLMVLHPVLTVSVVVVTANHFWADGIVAVSILLFAYAVLALAARRRGRVSVETTETRPRTGAEDRPKADRPRQVT comes from the coding sequence ATGCAGAACCTGACCCTGACCTGGCAGACGGCCGGCGGCGCCGCCGTCGTCCTCTACGGAGGCGCGTACGCCGCCGCGCGGGTCCGGAAGCCGGGGGTGTCGGCGTTGCTGCGGGAGGCCGGCACGCTGCTGGCGCTGTTCGCGCTCTGGCAGCTGGTGGGGCACCTGTCGGTGATGAGCGCCGATCACGCGGTGGACCGGGCGGATTGGATCCACCGGACCGAGCGGGAGATCGGGCTGCCGGACGAGGCGTCCTGGCAGGCGGCGGTCATGCCGTACCCGGTGCTGGTGCGGCTGGCGAACTACTACTACGCGGTCATGCACTTCGCCGTCATGCTCGCTGTGCTGCTCTGGGTCTTCCTGCGGCACCGGGAGCGCTACGCGTGGGTGCGCAACACCGTGGTGATCACCACCGCGATCTGTCTGCTGGTGCAGTTCATCCCGGTGGCGCCGCCGCGGATGCTGCCGCAGAGCGGGTTCGTCGACGTGGCCGCGGAGTACGGGCAGTCGGTGTACGGCGGCGCGGTCGGCGGGGTGGTGGTGGCCGACCAGCTGTCGGCGATGCCCTCGGTGCACGTCGCCTGGTGCGTGCTGGTGGCGGTCGCGGTGGTGCGGGTGTCGCGGAGTCCGTTCCGTTGGCTGATGGTGCTGCACCCGGTGCTGACGGTCTCGGTGGTCGTGGTGACCGCCAACCACTTCTGGGCGGACGGCATCGTCGCCGTCTCGATCCTGCTGTTCGCCTACGCCGTCCTGGCGTTGGCGGCACGGCGGCGGGGTCGGGTCTCCGTCGAGACGACGGAGACCCGACCCCGCACCGGTGCCGAGGACCGGCCGAAGGCGGACCGGCCCAGGCAGGTCACTTGA